The Fluviispira vulneris sequence CGATTAAGACGCTTTTGGCACTCACAACAAACTCCCCTTAAGTTTTTTCAATTTCTATTATTTTATTTTTTAGAACGTCTACTGCCTTTGTTGTAGCAGCTACAATTTTTTCAAATAAAGGCTGTGCATTGTCGAGTTTTTTGTCAAATCCCATATCTTCAAGAACTTGGCAATCTTCTGCCAGTGCTGCTAAGCCAATCAATCGAGAGCTTGATTTTAATGTATGGGCTGAACGTTCAATGACAGGCGCATCTTTTTTTTTCATAGCCTCAGTGAGTTCAGCGACTCGTTCCGGTAAATTCTCTAAGTAAACAGACATGAGCTGAACAATTAAAAGACGATCTGCATAAGCGTCATCACCATTACCGAGTTCTTTCATGTTATTAACGACTTCTTCATCTAAAAAAGGAAAATTTGCTTGATTATTCATAATTATTTTGGAATAACCCCTCTGTATTTAATTTCAACAGTTGATTCGGCAGCTAATTTATCGATTTCAGTAATTTTTTGTTGCACACGTTCAAACTTAGGGTCAATTTTTAATATACTTTGACAAACTTTTTTAGCTCTTTCGTATTCTTTCATAGTAATAAGACATAATACTTTATTAAACATTATTTTGACGTCATTGGGTGTTATTTTTAATGCTAGATTATAATAATTAACTGATTCTTCGAATTTTCCCATTTCTTTATAGCATATACCAATACTATTTAGGAAACTCGGGTTGTTCGGATCTTGCTCATTAGCTCTTTGTAAAAAATCAAGCGCTTTGTCTTTCTTTTTTTGGGATAGGAAATTTCTTCCGACTTGAGCATAGAGTTTCGGATAGACGATTTTCATATTGACTGCGCGCATTAAAAAATTTTCAGCTTCTTCATACAGTTCACAGCGTGTTAAAATATTTGCTGTTTCTTCATAACGCATTGGATTTTTGGGGTTTATATTTATGGCTTGATCAAAAGCTTTTAAGGCTGCTTGTTTTTGATCGGTTGCAAGTAAACAGATTCCATACTCAATATAAGCCTGTACATGATTTTTATTATTCTGCATGGCAAATTTGAGGTTTTTAACAGCATCT is a genomic window containing:
- a CDS encoding Hpt domain-containing protein, translating into MNNQANFPFLDEEVVNNMKELGNGDDAYADRLLIVQLMSVYLENLPERVAELTEAMKKKDAPVIERSAHTLKSSSRLIGLAALAEDCQVLEDMGFDKKLDNAQPLFEKIVAATTKAVDVLKNKIIEIEKT
- a CDS encoding tetratricopeptide repeat protein; translated protein: MASTVIELSPDMTFLVVDDTPASRETIVKTLKTLGFKNVSEGTSEGEALKLLQEKEFGFVICEKDMRQLGGYEFLMEMHENLEIKRVPFMIVGTEQSKEDRLRFPEANPDGFLKMPFVMKDLSTQISQTLMRYREGENIEVDYEIARDLYMNGEYEQALGWYKNISMKNLTSARAFVGISRCNRAMGNNEDAVKNLKFAMQNNKNHVQAYIEYGICLLATDQKQAALKAFDQAININPKNPMRYEETANILTRCELYEEAENFLMRAVNMKIVYPKLYAQVGRNFLSQKKKDKALDFLQRANEQDPNNPSFLNSIGICYKEMGKFEESVNYYNLALKITPNDVKIMFNKVLCLITMKEYERAKKVCQSILKIDPKFERVQQKITEIDKLAAESTVEIKYRGVIPK